The following coding sequences lie in one Miscanthus floridulus cultivar M001 chromosome 9, ASM1932011v1, whole genome shotgun sequence genomic window:
- the LOC136482424 gene encoding purple acid phosphatase 4-like yields the protein MVRVAPLLLAGVVAAAASLLLLVAPLAAELTRVEHPPKSEGSLAILAVGDWGRRGQFNQTLVAQQMGVVGEKLDIDFVISTGDNIYDDGIANTSDPLFKECFTNIYTAQSLQTPWYIVLGNHDYTGNALAQQDPAIREVDSRYLNLAKSFIVNSEIADFFLVDTSPFYLKYWNSSKYDWRNVSPRDTYIENLLKDLDDALVQSEAPWKIVVGHHPISSGCEHGNTTELQELLRPILEARGVDMYVNGHDHCLQHISSRNSPVQFMTSGGGSKAWAGKFKTTSDKIEFIYDGQGFMSMQLSNTEAHLVFYDVAGNVLHTYDSTKSEEEEEDDD from the exons ATGGTTCGTGTCGCGCCCCTGCTGCTCGCCGGCGTCGTGGCTGCAGCggcgtcgctgctgctgctggttgcgcCATTGGCAGCGGAGCTGACGCGGGTGGAGCACCCGCCGAAGAGCGAAGGCTCGCTCGCCATCCTCGCAGTTGGCGACTGGGGGCGCCGGGGGCAGTTCAACCAAACCCTCGTGGCCCAGCAG ATGGGAGTGGTGGGGGAGAAGCTGGACATCGACTTCGTCATCTCCACGGGCGACAACATCTACGACGACGGCATCGCCAACACCAGCGACCCGCTCTTCAAGGAGTGCTTCACCAACATCTACACCGCCCAGAGCCTCCAGACGCCGTGGTACATCG TCCTCGGCAACCATGACTACACGGGCAACGCGCTGGCACAGCAGGACCCCGCCATCCGCGAAGTTGACAGCCGGTACCTCAACCTCGCCAAGTCCTTCATCGTCAACTCTG AAATCGCGGACTTCTTCCTCGTGGACACATCACCGTTTTACCTCAAGTACTGGAACAGCAGCAAGTACGATTGGAGAAACGTTTCTCCTCGCGACACCTACATCGAAAACCTCCTCAAG GATCTGGACGATGCTCTCGTCCAATCTGAGGCTCCATGGAAGATTGTGGTTGGTCACCACCCCATCAGCAGCGGCTGCGAGCATGGGAACACCACTGAGCTCCAGGAGTTGCTCCGACCAATCCTTGAG GCGCGCGGGGTCGACATGTACGTGAACGGCCATGACCACTGCTTGCAGCACATCAGCAGCAGAAACAG CCCTGTTCAGTTCATGACAAGCGGCGGTGGGTCCAAGGCATGGGCCGGCAAGTTCAAGACCACATCTGACAAGATAGAGTTCATCTATGACGGCCAGGGATTCATGTCGATGCAGCTGAGCAACACGGAGGCGCACCTCGTCTTCTAcgacgtcgctggcaatgtcctGCATACCTATGATAGCACCAAgagcgaagaagaagaagaggatgatgactaA